A single bacterium DNA region contains:
- a CDS encoding DUF499 domain-containing protein translates to MEPWYKVVRPREEVRAGRSFNPDEFAIHLEQVVSNTAPDDYRKPEQFFSRTFFTRALQDHAGMVLRRLSGTTQNTAPVLMLITQFGGGKTHTLTALYHIAKHGKIAANFPGVTDLLSHASVTSVPKANVAVFVGNAWDPQPGRETPWIDIASQLSGEKGVSELGSAALTTPPGTEALARVFAAANAPVLILFDEVLNFLNRHRNMAEAFYAFIQNLTVATTGTTHGAAVISLPRSQVEMTDWDLQWQDRITKVVRRVAKDLIANDETEISEVVRRRLFEDLGNQRTRSNVAKAFADWCFDRRAQLPPEWTAVDTASTEAKAREYLRSRFEACYPFHPATLSVFQRKWQALAQYQQTRGTLAMLAQWISWAYREGFTQARREPVITIGSAPLEVPDFRSVVLGQLGESRLVSAIEADISGDQSHARALDADTKEPLRFIHRRVGTAILFESSGGQVDKVAHLPELRFALGEPDVDTTSIDSAAFSLEDKSYFIRKVGTDGFRISHQPTVKKVVSDRRASLDEESEIKPTMRATVQKEFQRGASIPLIPFPADDTAIQDTPRLSLILMDPETEWTNTEQLRQQILQWSKARGKSPRLYPGALIWCFKKPGRELREKIELWLAWKRVAKEVSDGILGGDFDRSDRAEIQSRVGDAEDAAKDEVWGGYRYVVITDPKEQDGLAVIDLGAGHSSSTETLCGRIISALKAGARLNESIGAGYIDRYWPPALKQSAAWPLASLRQSFVNGSLTRLLDPDTVLRNKIVEFVGKGDFGLASGPKQDGTYERIWFSELLSADEVSFDAGVFLLTKAKSESLKSSSPTSTPVPTPGGPEPITTPTSEGIDEPRPTAQPQTSTIRITGAIPPEIWNRLGTKVIPKLKAGTDLRMSIEFSVTVDSANAKNLEGDLRQILEDLGLQEKVLVSKDQN, encoded by the coding sequence ATGGAACCTTGGTATAAGGTTGTCAGGCCTCGTGAGGAAGTCCGCGCTGGCCGTTCCTTCAATCCGGACGAATTCGCGATCCACTTAGAACAAGTTGTTTCGAACACTGCCCCGGATGACTATCGCAAACCGGAGCAGTTTTTCTCGCGTACTTTCTTTACAAGAGCGCTCCAGGACCATGCGGGTATGGTTCTGCGAAGGCTTAGTGGTACAACTCAAAACACTGCCCCTGTGTTGATGCTTATCACACAGTTTGGCGGAGGGAAAACACACACGCTGACCGCGCTGTACCATATAGCAAAGCATGGCAAGATAGCAGCGAACTTTCCTGGCGTTACCGATCTGCTGTCACACGCGAGTGTAACATCGGTTCCGAAAGCGAATGTTGCTGTCTTTGTTGGGAACGCATGGGACCCTCAACCGGGCAGGGAAACTCCGTGGATCGACATAGCGAGCCAGCTTTCCGGCGAAAAGGGTGTGTCGGAATTAGGGAGTGCCGCATTAACTACACCTCCCGGCACAGAGGCTCTCGCGAGAGTGTTTGCTGCTGCGAACGCGCCGGTCCTTATTTTGTTCGATGAAGTTCTAAACTTCTTGAATCGGCACCGGAATATGGCAGAGGCCTTTTATGCGTTTATTCAAAATCTTACTGTTGCAACTACCGGCACTACTCATGGAGCCGCAGTAATCAGTTTGCCTCGAAGCCAGGTGGAAATGACGGATTGGGATCTGCAGTGGCAAGACCGGATCACCAAAGTCGTACGTCGCGTTGCCAAGGATCTAATCGCAAACGATGAAACGGAAATCAGCGAAGTTGTTCGCCGCCGGTTGTTTGAAGATCTCGGCAATCAGCGCACACGCAGCAACGTGGCTAAAGCTTTTGCCGATTGGTGCTTCGATCGCAGAGCGCAGCTTCCTCCGGAATGGACTGCTGTGGATACGGCCTCTACTGAAGCAAAAGCGCGCGAATACTTGCGCTCACGCTTTGAAGCATGTTATCCATTTCACCCTGCAACGTTGTCCGTTTTTCAGCGAAAATGGCAGGCTCTGGCTCAATATCAGCAGACGCGGGGAACGTTGGCGATGCTGGCTCAATGGATCTCATGGGCATACCGCGAGGGCTTTACACAGGCGCGTCGCGAGCCAGTAATTACAATTGGTTCGGCACCGTTAGAAGTGCCGGACTTTCGTAGTGTGGTTTTAGGACAATTGGGGGAATCACGACTTGTGTCAGCGATTGAAGCAGATATATCCGGAGATCAGTCACACGCCCGTGCCTTGGACGCGGACACAAAAGAACCCCTGAGGTTCATCCATCGCAGGGTAGGTACAGCAATTCTTTTTGAGTCATCGGGTGGACAGGTAGATAAAGTTGCTCACTTGCCGGAGCTCCGATTCGCGCTTGGAGAGCCCGATGTTGACACCACGTCGATCGACTCCGCTGCATTTTCTTTGGAAGACAAATCTTACTTCATTCGCAAAGTTGGTACAGACGGATTCAGGATCAGCCACCAACCTACAGTCAAAAAAGTGGTGAGTGATCGCAGGGCATCGCTTGATGAAGAAAGCGAGATTAAGCCCACAATGAGAGCCACAGTACAAAAAGAGTTTCAACGCGGAGCCTCAATCCCTCTGATACCTTTTCCTGCGGATGATACGGCAATCCAGGACACCCCCCGGCTTAGTTTGATTTTAATGGATCCGGAAACAGAGTGGACCAACACCGAACAATTACGACAACAGATTCTTCAATGGAGTAAAGCACGAGGAAAATCTCCGAGGCTTTATCCTGGCGCGTTGATCTGGTGTTTCAAAAAACCGGGGCGTGAGCTGCGAGAAAAAATAGAACTATGGCTCGCATGGAAACGAGTAGCGAAAGAAGTATCAGATGGCATACTGGGTGGAGATTTCGATCGATCCGACCGTGCGGAGATTCAATCCCGTGTTGGCGATGCTGAAGATGCGGCCAAGGACGAAGTGTGGGGCGGTTACAGGTACGTGGTTATAACGGATCCAAAGGAGCAGGATGGGCTCGCGGTAATCGATCTCGGAGCAGGACATTCGAGTTCAACAGAAACACTTTGCGGTCGAATTATTTCAGCGCTCAAAGCAGGTGCGAGACTGAACGAATCCATCGGCGCGGGTTACATTGACCGATACTGGCCGCCCGCATTAAAGCAAAGCGCAGCCTGGCCGCTTGCCAGCTTGCGCCAAAGTTTCGTGAATGGTTCACTCACAAGATTGCTTGATCCGGATACAGTCTTGCGAAACAAGATTGTTGAATTTGTAGGTAAAGGAGATTTTGGACTGGCCTCTGGGCCAAAGCAAGACGGCACATATGAACGGATCTGGTTTTCAGAACTGCTTTCAGCTGATGAAGTTTCTTTTGATGCGGGTGTTTTTCTTCTAACAAAGGCAAAGAGCGAAAGTCTAAAATCATCATCGCCTACTTCGACACCTGTACCCACACCGGGCGGCCCCGAACCGATAACTACTCCGACATCTGAGGGTATTGACGAACCTCGCCCTACTGCTCAACCGCAGACGAGTACCATTCGGATAACCGGAGCCATCCCACCAGAGATATGGAATAGACTGGGTACAAAAGTCATCCCAAAACTGAAAGCTGGAACTGATTTGCGAATGAGCATCGAGTTCTCGGTTACTGTGGACTCTGCCAATGCAAAGAATCTGGAAGGTGATCTTCGGCAAATTCTGGAAGATCTTGGGCTGCAAGAAAAAGTTTTGGTTTCAAAGGATCAGAACTAA
- a CDS encoding HNH endonuclease: MSTAKAMAKMLKLRSTGMRIRIRIPKATWRTDTDGWCTTIGSLGKNQPKLEVWFDRFPGYPERKLWAGFVSYKHRRPIMAITNRVSRNLWPVRTITSKDASENKFFALTGRLHRAEFGVPILEKYKTGETFFGIFDSTPRTAKGIRQHFCNRAVAFLEDVAGSLPKTSAKDSWSEVYPRCENRKWVKAHLARERSGYLAELCKVRDRYRCQICKMTFSKVYGDKLGDSFAEAHHLKPLGKQLDKVITAIEDLITVCSNCHRMLHRMDGNPKDWKKLKIVVHNQRRKQG, encoded by the coding sequence ATGAGTACCGCAAAAGCCATGGCCAAGATGCTGAAGCTGCGCAGCACTGGAATGCGGATTCGGATTCGGATTCCAAAGGCTACTTGGAGGACGGACACCGATGGCTGGTGTACGACCATAGGAAGCCTCGGTAAGAATCAACCGAAACTTGAAGTATGGTTTGATCGCTTCCCTGGATATCCTGAACGAAAACTCTGGGCTGGGTTCGTATCTTACAAGCATCGGCGTCCTATCATGGCAATAACCAATCGTGTTTCGCGAAACCTTTGGCCGGTCCGTACTATAACGTCGAAGGATGCAAGTGAGAACAAGTTCTTCGCTCTTACTGGTCGCCTTCATCGGGCAGAATTCGGCGTGCCGATTTTGGAAAAATACAAAACCGGAGAGACGTTCTTCGGAATCTTTGATTCAACCCCCCGCACAGCCAAGGGAATTCGTCAACACTTTTGTAATCGTGCAGTGGCATTCTTGGAGGATGTGGCAGGGTCGCTTCCGAAAACCAGCGCAAAGGATTCGTGGAGCGAGGTCTATCCCCGTTGCGAGAACCGCAAGTGGGTGAAGGCTCACCTGGCGCGAGAACGCAGCGGCTATCTCGCGGAACTATGTAAAGTGCGGGACCGCTACCGCTGTCAAATCTGCAAAATGACTTTCAGCAAAGTTTATGGAGATAAACTAGGTGATTCGTTTGCTGAAGCGCATCACCTCAAGCCTTTGGGTAAGCAACTCGATAAGGTAATAACTGCAATCGAAGACTTGATCACCGTCTGCTCCAACTGCCATCGCATGTTGCACCGAATGGATGGCAACCCCAAAGACTGGAAGAAGCTGAAGATTGTTGTTCACAATCAACGAAGAAAGCAGGGCTGA
- a CDS encoding replication-relaxation family protein, producing the protein MRRMTKRDQAILHAVKRLGFVSRDQIQRYLFRCSLHTYWCTCSSRGKTAVNRRLRQLVSAGELQSIRIPKSYGIFEGDIYIPGKNNGAAVKFEEIGVSKHGLLINDIRLWLALSQPEVIKRENIPQEEFHRIADFAFKLEVLPSEVSLRCFLEADRGTESGPQLQAKFDKYREGYLQESDLILFVTTRNTLFTPAQAAARAGLERHVLICNFEENRSMNAFFDAEWFSPFLVRTTLMEYLIPSEPEDDFEL; encoded by the coding sequence ATGAGACGGATGACCAAAAGAGACCAGGCAATCCTTCATGCGGTGAAAAGATTGGGCTTCGTTTCCAGGGATCAGATACAGCGTTATTTGTTCAGGTGCAGTCTTCATACATACTGGTGCACTTGCTCGAGTCGTGGAAAAACGGCAGTGAATCGAAGGTTACGACAGCTCGTTTCAGCGGGAGAACTACAGTCCATCCGGATTCCGAAAAGCTACGGAATTTTTGAAGGAGATATTTATATCCCAGGAAAGAATAATGGCGCGGCAGTGAAATTCGAAGAGATCGGCGTTTCAAAACACGGATTGCTGATCAATGACATACGTCTTTGGCTCGCCTTGTCGCAGCCAGAGGTCATTAAGCGTGAAAATATTCCGCAGGAGGAGTTCCACAGGATTGCAGACTTCGCATTCAAACTTGAAGTGTTACCGAGCGAGGTAAGTTTGCGATGCTTTCTTGAGGCCGATCGAGGCACAGAAAGCGGGCCTCAGTTACAAGCTAAATTCGACAAGTATCGGGAAGGCTATCTTCAGGAATCCGATCTCATTCTTTTTGTGACAACGAGGAACACACTCTTCACACCAGCACAGGCCGCTGCAAGAGCCGGCCTAGAAAGGCATGTGCTGATCTGTAATTTTGAAGAGAATCGTTCCATGAACGCTTTCTTTGACGCAGAGTGGTTTTCTCCATTTCTGGTCCGGACAACACTCATGGAGTACTTAATCCCCAGCGAACCGGAGGATGATTTCGAACTTTAA
- a CDS encoding DUF1156 domain-containing protein, giving the protein MIPKECKRLAEVDFPIAVVSKHSAREKSIRHGHPSTLHLWRARRPLAACRAMLLALLWPDPCDENCPEDFKKSARQLLPSVCGTIGLKDEDLRRALLQFIGDFANWDRSSNSQYLDISRTLVMVAYDGEPPVVVDPFAGGGSIPSEALRVGCEAYASDLNPVACLILKVMLEDIPRHGPELAGELRRASEQIKEQAEKKLADSYPSDPDGAKPIAYLWARTVRCESPNCGAEIPVFRSPWLSRKGNSKSQFFREDDKGNCTALLIEDAPMGGPIKLRIAYGFGSQEMQDGYYRPLQTKASGNNADVICPCCRNVLSGSQKNPRVSSQLTMQGGGANVRFDRQGKRNGGARLLAVVTLKADSKKRTYRDPTETDYDTVFKVQDRLKKILDGTVATGLTIIPDETFHSVRPSPNARGLSAVTRYGMTSFSSLYTARQLVSLAAFSELVRSSATKHVNSESGVQRLLALCVSRVADYCSAQSRWDSTQERNVNSFGRQALPMLWDFAELVPTADCVGSFSSMLRGITRVIEKPNIAERRGQVACEDSTEHSLPSESARIWFTDPPYYDSVPYADLADFFYVWLKRMLPDERLLGNKFEDGTFLTPKLRECVWNKAYKINGKEKDPIFFENCVSLAFGEGRREVTPDGIGAIVFAHKSTQGWEALLSGILRSGWTVVASWPIATEQAQRLVARGTAALATSVHIVCRPRSEDASVGDWGEVLHELPKRVGEWMQRLQKEGIRGADLVFACIGPALEIYSRYSRVETPEGREVKLDEYLQKVWEVVGRSALEQILKTKEGAFEEDARLTALFLWTLQSTNGEFVTDKETAPEEVDDEEEDDDEKAPGGKSKGYSLIYDVVRRFAQPLGIHLPLWEGRIIETKKGVVTLIPVKSRTKQLFGEEGAVSVAEVLERDPRTRLQPLLFPELEQAAPTMKSARKIKKGKMDFSADSLDKPTVTTLDRVHAAMLLQAAGRTNALRALLNAEVDRGPEFVRLANALSPLYPEGSEEKRLLNAMLLAVPR; this is encoded by the coding sequence ATGATTCCAAAAGAATGCAAAAGGCTTGCTGAAGTAGATTTCCCGATCGCAGTAGTTTCGAAGCATTCCGCGCGCGAGAAGTCGATTCGGCATGGTCATCCATCAACCTTGCATCTATGGCGGGCGCGACGTCCGCTCGCTGCGTGCAGAGCCATGCTTCTTGCGTTGTTGTGGCCGGATCCTTGCGATGAGAATTGTCCCGAAGATTTCAAGAAGAGTGCAAGGCAACTGCTTCCATCCGTTTGCGGGACAATAGGTTTGAAAGATGAAGATCTGCGGCGTGCGCTTCTTCAATTCATTGGCGATTTTGCAAACTGGGATCGTTCTTCCAACAGCCAGTATCTAGACATCAGCCGAACTCTCGTGATGGTTGCATACGATGGCGAGCCGCCTGTGGTTGTTGATCCATTTGCAGGCGGCGGATCGATCCCATCGGAAGCACTAAGAGTTGGATGCGAAGCATATGCAAGCGACTTGAATCCTGTCGCTTGTTTGATTCTCAAAGTGATGCTGGAAGATATTCCGCGTCATGGCCCCGAGCTTGCCGGTGAATTACGGCGGGCGAGTGAGCAAATCAAGGAGCAGGCGGAGAAGAAGCTAGCGGATTCTTATCCAAGTGATCCGGATGGTGCAAAACCGATAGCGTATTTATGGGCTCGTACAGTGCGTTGCGAATCGCCAAATTGTGGCGCCGAAATTCCAGTTTTCCGATCCCCATGGTTGTCTCGAAAAGGCAACTCAAAGTCGCAATTTTTTAGAGAGGATGATAAAGGCAACTGCACTGCGCTTTTGATCGAAGACGCCCCGATGGGTGGCCCCATTAAACTGAGAATTGCCTATGGGTTTGGAAGTCAAGAGATGCAAGATGGCTATTATCGCCCTCTACAAACAAAAGCTTCAGGAAATAATGCAGACGTAATCTGCCCCTGTTGCAGAAACGTCTTATCCGGAAGTCAAAAAAATCCACGTGTTTCAAGTCAGCTTACTATGCAGGGAGGTGGTGCCAACGTACGGTTTGATCGCCAGGGCAAAAGAAATGGAGGCGCGCGGCTTCTTGCAGTTGTAACTCTAAAGGCCGACAGCAAAAAAAGAACGTACCGTGACCCAACCGAAACAGACTATGATACAGTCTTTAAGGTTCAAGATCGTTTGAAAAAAATCCTCGATGGAACCGTTGCTACTGGCTTAACCATCATTCCCGACGAGACATTTCATTCTGTAAGACCCTCACCTAATGCGCGAGGGCTTTCTGCTGTGACGCGTTATGGAATGACAAGTTTTTCTTCTTTATATACAGCACGTCAACTTGTTTCTCTGGCCGCTTTTTCGGAGTTGGTACGAAGTAGTGCGACGAAACATGTTAATTCCGAGAGTGGAGTTCAGCGATTACTCGCTTTATGTGTTAGCCGCGTTGCTGACTATTGCTCTGCACAAAGTCGATGGGACTCCACGCAGGAAAGGAATGTAAATTCGTTCGGTAGACAAGCTTTGCCGATGCTCTGGGATTTTGCAGAACTAGTTCCAACAGCCGATTGCGTTGGGTCGTTCAGTTCAATGCTGCGTGGTATTACGAGAGTTATTGAGAAACCAAACATAGCTGAGCGGCGTGGCCAAGTCGCCTGCGAGGATTCAACTGAGCATTCGTTACCCTCCGAAAGCGCTAGAATTTGGTTCACCGACCCACCTTACTACGATTCGGTACCGTATGCCGATCTTGCCGATTTCTTTTATGTTTGGTTGAAACGTATGCTGCCGGATGAGCGCCTCTTGGGTAATAAATTTGAAGACGGTACATTTTTGACGCCAAAGCTAAGAGAATGCGTATGGAATAAGGCATATAAGATTAACGGTAAAGAAAAGGATCCTATCTTTTTCGAGAATTGTGTCTCGCTGGCTTTCGGAGAAGGTCGACGCGAGGTCACTCCTGATGGCATTGGCGCTATCGTTTTCGCTCACAAGTCCACTCAAGGTTGGGAAGCTTTACTTTCGGGCATACTTCGCTCTGGGTGGACTGTCGTTGCTTCATGGCCAATAGCCACGGAACAGGCCCAACGTTTAGTCGCTCGTGGGACAGCAGCGCTTGCCACAAGCGTTCACATCGTTTGTCGTCCGCGTTCTGAAGATGCAAGTGTTGGCGACTGGGGCGAAGTGTTGCACGAACTCCCGAAGCGCGTTGGGGAATGGATGCAGCGCCTTCAGAAGGAAGGGATTCGCGGCGCCGATCTCGTTTTTGCGTGTATCGGTCCGGCACTGGAAATTTACAGCCGTTACTCGCGTGTTGAAACTCCGGAGGGACGTGAAGTAAAACTGGATGAGTACCTTCAGAAGGTGTGGGAAGTTGTCGGTAGGAGTGCGTTGGAACAGATTTTGAAAACCAAAGAAGGTGCCTTTGAAGAAGACGCAAGACTTACAGCGCTTTTCCTATGGACACTACAAAGCACGAATGGTGAGTTTGTGACGGATAAAGAAACAGCTCCAGAAGAAGTCGATGATGAAGAGGAGGATGATGATGAAAAAGCTCCCGGAGGAAAGTCTAAGGGCTACAGCCTTATATATGATGTCGTAAGGCGTTTTGCTCAGCCACTTGGAATCCATTTGCCGCTCTGGGAAGGAAGAATCATTGAGACAAAGAAAGGGGTTGTCACACTGATACCCGTAAAATCGCGAACGAAGCAATTGTTCGGTGAGGAAGGCGCAGTGAGCGTTGCAGAAGTATTAGAGCGTGATCCACGAACCAGGCTTCAACCACTTCTGTTTCCGGAACTGGAGCAAGCCGCGCCAACAATGAAATCAGCAAGAAAGATTAAGAAGGGCAAAATGGATTTTTCTGCGGATTCACTCGATAAACCAACGGTCACAACGCTTGATCGGGTTCATGCTGCAATGCTGCTTCAGGCAGCAGGACGGACAAATGCACTACGAGCCCTTTTGAATGCGGAAGTGGATCGCGGTCCTGAATTCGTTCGGTTGGCCAACGCGTTATCTCCCCTTTATCCTGAAGGAAGTGAAGAAAAAAGATTGTTGAATGCAATGCTACTCGCGGTTCCGCGTTGA
- a CDS encoding DUF3644 domain-containing protein gives MNYRGSYRKLLGNAKAAMVAAIEVYNKPTFPYRDECFVILLLNSWELVVKALLSKKGKSIFYQKKRKEPYRTLSLQDALPKVQSLFPQAVSFVPTRQNLDLLRTYRDNAVHFYNAKGFGSVVYALAQTSIRNFRDVVFECFGHKLEEDISWQLLPLGINPPVDVITYISGKRESGKKKSNAVIQFLSELAAATDQLKNSGEDTGRLLTIFQVKLESVKKIGDADAVVGVDKAAASSGPLAIVRTLDPNLSHPLRSRDVIEKIGPYNGKRFTSYTFQAVAWRWKIRENQQYCWRAEEGVLTKYSNDVVSFIKNLSASDIETAVKDYGEHMRKRLAKS, from the coding sequence ATGAATTATCGAGGTTCCTATCGCAAACTCCTTGGAAATGCAAAAGCAGCCATGGTGGCCGCTATTGAGGTTTATAACAAGCCCACATTTCCATATCGCGATGAGTGTTTCGTCATACTTCTTTTAAACTCATGGGAATTGGTTGTCAAAGCGCTTCTGTCAAAGAAAGGAAAGTCCATCTTTTATCAAAAGAAGAGGAAGGAACCCTATCGGACGCTTTCACTTCAGGATGCTTTGCCGAAAGTCCAATCCTTATTCCCGCAGGCAGTTTCATTTGTACCAACCCGCCAGAATCTTGATCTTCTTAGAACTTACCGTGACAATGCTGTTCATTTCTATAACGCGAAAGGATTTGGCTCAGTTGTTTACGCGTTGGCTCAGACAAGCATAAGAAACTTTCGCGATGTCGTGTTCGAATGTTTCGGACACAAGCTTGAGGAGGATATAAGTTGGCAGCTTCTCCCGCTCGGGATTAATCCACCTGTTGATGTGATTACATATATCAGCGGAAAGCGAGAAAGCGGCAAAAAAAAGAGTAATGCCGTCATCCAGTTTTTGTCAGAATTGGCCGCCGCAACGGATCAGCTCAAAAATAGCGGGGAAGACACAGGGCGTCTGCTCACTATCTTTCAGGTCAAACTCGAATCCGTAAAGAAAATCGGCGACGCGGATGCTGTTGTTGGAGTTGACAAAGCTGCAGCGTCTTCGGGTCCGCTTGCAATTGTTCGGACACTTGATCCGAACCTGTCCCATCCGCTGAGGAGCAGGGATGTGATTGAAAAAATTGGTCCATACAACGGAAAGAGGTTTACTTCCTACACCTTTCAGGCTGTTGCTTGGCGATGGAAGATCAGGGAAAACCAACAATATTGCTGGAGGGCTGAGGAAGGTGTTCTCACCAAGTATTCAAATGATGTGGTTTCATTTATCAAGAACTTGAGCGCTTCGGATATCGAAACGGCAGTGAAGGATTACGGTGAACACATGAGAAAGAGATTGGCGAAATCATGA